A stretch of DNA from Microbacterium sp. LWS13-1.2:
ATTCCAGGAGTTCGACGGCATCGGCGACGATGTCGTCGCGGTCCACGTCGTTCCCGTGCACGAGCCATTTCGCGAACTCGAGCTCTGCGTAGAGGCGCGAGCGCTCACGTGCACGGGCGTCCGGGGCGCGACCGCTGCCGGCCACATAGGCCGCATACACGTCGTCTGCCGCCTCGGGCGCGGACGCCAGCCACTGCAGGTCCGTCGCCGGGTCGCCGATCGACAGGCCGTGCCATTCGAGCAGGCCGGTGACCGTGGGCACTCCATCGAGGTCCTCGAACAGGAACGAGGCCGCACCCGCGCCGCCGAGCACGACGGCGGACTCGAAGCGCCAGAGGTCGTCGGAGTCTGCCGCGCGATGCCAGCGACGCGCGAGACTCACCGGGAGCCGACGCGTCGCGACCGCGCGTTCGATGAGGCGCGTGACGTCGGCGCGGACCTGGGGCGGCGTGCGGGCCGGGAGCCCCTCGCCTTTGACGATCGACTGCGGCAGCGCGTGGAGGGCAGCCAGCGCCGCACCCAGTGAGGTGGCCGCACCGCGGCCGGCCGGCAGGTGCGCGGCATCGACCCGGTAGCCGGGAAGGAAGTCGACGACAACGACGCGCGTGTCGCCGAGCCCGGCCTCACCGAGCAGTTCCGGCGCGCGGAAGGGGAGGAGCCCGCGGACACCCGGGGTCAGCGCGCGCAGCGCGCGCACCTCGGCAGCGAGCTCGGTCCCCGCTGTCGGGTCGGCGGGAACCCGCACGACGACGCGCCGGCCGTCGTCCAGGTCGGCGACAGCGGCGTCGTAGCGACCGGTCGATCCCTCGGTGAGGGCCCCGACCCCGACGACGCCGACCCGAGGCAGAGCCGACGTGACCGACGCGGCTAGAGTGAGGGGTGAGCGTGCCATGTGCCCAGGGTAGGTCGGTCGCGCTCGTCCGTCCCCGCGCCACGCCCGGCCCTGAACGACGAAGCGGAGCATGTTCGATGACGGCGCCCGACAGTACGAGCCTTCCTCCGCTGGCACGCCCGGGCCTCGACCGCGCGGCCGAGGAGCGACTCGCCCCCGGCCTCATCGATGCGCTGAAGACGGATGCTGCGACGCGCGTGCTCGTGATCGCGGGCGACTCGGCCCCACTGGCCGCGCCTGACGCGCTGCTGTGGCGGGCGCCCGCGGAGGTGCCCGAGGATGCCGAATGGGCCTTCCTCGGGCGGCACCACGACGGTGGCGCGCTGCTGGCCGCGGTGTTCCCTACCCAGGATGACGAACTCTTCTCCGCTCCGGCGGGCTGGGCGGGTCTGCGCTCGGCGGGTGCGGCGCTCTCGGCAGCCGAGGCAGGCGCCTTCGTCGAGGCACTGAGCCTCGGACGGTGGCTGCTGGACGCCCCGTTCTGTCCTGCGTGCGGCCACCGGACGGTCCTCGGCGACGCCGGCTGGTCGCGCCGGTGCCCGAACTGCGGACGCCAGCACTTCCCGCGCACCGACCCCGCGGTGATCGTCGCCATCACGAGCGCCGATGACCCCGACCTCCTGCTCCTGGGCTCCAACGCCCTGTGGGGCGCCGACCGGTTCTCGTGCTTCGCGGGCTTCGTCGAAGCGGGAGAGTCGCTCGAAGGCGCGGTGCGGCGCGAGGTGGCCGAGGAGTCCGGCGTGCAGGTCGGCGTCGTCACCTATCGCGGTTCGCAGGCATGGCCATATCCCCGTTCGCTCATGGTCGGCTTCTTGGCTGCGGCGCTCGACGACGGTGCGGCGGAGGCCGACGGCGATGAGATCGCAGCCGTGCGCTGGTTCACCCGCGACGAGATCGGCCGGGCGCTCGCGGGCGAGGGCGACGTCGTGCTGCCCGGTCCCGCCTCCATCGCGCATCGCCTGATCGCCGACTGGCACGCGGAGCGCGCATGACCGCTGACGTGCTCGCGGGGCTCGACGACAACCAGCGGGAGGCGGCGACGGCGCTGCGCGGGCCGGTCGTCGTGCTCGCCGGCGCCGGCACCGGGAAGACCCGCGTCATCACCCATCGCATCGCCCACGGCGTCGACACCGGCGCGTACTCACCGGGACGCGTGATGGCGGTGACCTTCACGACCAAGGCGGCCGGCGAGATGCGGGGGCGGCTGCGGGCGATGGGCGTCGGCGGCGTCGCCGCACGCACCTTCCACGCGGCGGCGCTCGCGCAGCTCAACTTCTTCTGGCCGACACTGGCCGGCGACAGCGCCCCGGGGATCATCGACAACAAGGTGCGCCTGCTCGCGCACGCGGCCGACAGCATCGGGCTCTCTCCCGACGTGGCGACGCTGCGCGACGTCGCCTCCGAGATCGAGTGGAGGAAGGTCTCGATGCTGAGCGTCGACGGCTACGTCGCGGCACGGCCCAACGGGGTCGGCCGACTCGGCGTGGATCGTGTCGTCGCGCTGCAGCACGCGTACGAGAAGCTCAAGGACGAGCGGCGGCAGCTCGACTTCGAGGACGTCCTGCTCGCCTGTGCGGGCATGCTGGAAGCCGAGCCGCAGGTCGCCAAGGCCGTGCGCGAGCAGTACCGGCACTTCACGGTGGACGAGTTCCAGGACGTCTCGCCGCTGCAGAACCGACTGCTCGAGCTCTGGCTCGGGGACCGGCGCGACATCTGCGTGGTGGGCGACGCTAGCCAGACGATCTACTCGTTTGCCGGCGCCGATGCCTCGTTCCTCCTCGACTTCCCGTCGCGGCATGAGGGCGCGCGCCTGGTCCGGCTCGAGACGAACTACCGATCGGATGCCCCGATCCTGGCGGTCGCGAACGAGCTGATGCGCGGGCGCCCGGGAGCCCTCCACCTGACCCCGGCCGCGCGGCTGTCCACGGAGACCGCCGCGCAGGAGCCTGTTCCCACGGTGACCGCGTTCGAGGACGACCGCTCCGAGGCGCGCGCCGTCGCGACGCGCATCACCGAGCAGATCGCGGCCGGCGCCGACCCCGGGCACATCGCGGTGCTCTACCGCGCGCACGCGCAGTCGGCCGAGCTCGTCGCGGCGCTGGCCGACGCCGGCATCGCGACGAGCGTGCTCGGCGGGCGGCGCTTCTTCGACATGCCGGAGGTGCGGCAGGCGGTCATGGAGCTGCGTGCGGCGTCGGTCGCGCCGATCGAGAGCGGCTTCGTCGACACGGTGCGCGACATCCTGCGCTCCCGGGGGCTCACCGACGAGCCGCCCGAGGCCGGCGGCGCGTTGCGCGACGCATGGGAGGCGCGCGCCGCGCTGCTCCGCCTGGCGCAGGAGGCTCCTGAAGGCACGACCCTGCGGGCGTTCACCGACGAGCTCACCGCTCGGGCGAAGGTGCACGACGAGCCGGCGATGCGCACGGTCACCCTGGCGACGCTGCACGCGGCGAAGGGTCTGGAGTGGGACCACGTGCACCTCATCGGCGTGGCGGAAGGGCTGCTGCCGATCTCGTACGCGACGACCTTCGAACAGGTCGACGAGGAGCGGCGCCTGGCGTACGTGGGCATCACGCGGGCTGGGCGAACGCTGTCGCTGACCTGGTCGCGAGGCGTACGGGAGCGGCAGCCGTCGCGGTTCCTGCGAGAGATCGGCAGCGGCACTCTGCGTGCGGGCGGTGCGATCGGACGTTCCGGTGGAGCGAGCCGGCGCGCAGGCTCACCGACCGCGTCCGCGACGCCGAGGGGTTCCGCGCGCGCTCCGCGATGAGCCGACCCGCCACGATCCCCGCCTCCCACAGCACCGCCGGCTCCGTCTCGACCGGGCGACCGAGCAGCTGCGCCGCGACGGCCGGCCAGGACGGATCGTCGTCGCGGCGCTGTGCGGCGACGCACGCGAGGCAGGCGGTGCGCCCGGGCTCCACGAAGGGGCCGATGTCCGCCCCCGAACCGGTGAGCGCCACCGGCGCGTGGGGGATGTCGGCGCTCATCAGTGCTGCGGACGCACCGGGCGCGACAAGGCGGTGGACCACGAACACCACCGCAGCAGTGTCGGGGCCGGCGCGGTCGACCGGGTCGAAGCGGTGGGCGACGTCGACGTCGTAGCCCGCCGCCGAGAGACCGGTGCCCACGGCATCGCGATGGTGCTCGGGCACGTCGGGCGCGCAGTGCAGTGCGACACGGCGCCGGGCTGCGGCATCCGTCGTCAGCGCACGCCGGATGCGTGTGAGGAACCGGCCGGCCGCGGCGGCGTCCGGAGCGCCGAGCGCCTGCGCGAAGGGGACGAACGCGCCGTCGGGGACCCCGCGCTCGAGCTCGCGCAGCACCCGCAGCTGCCACGGCTCGGGATCGTCGAGGATCGCGACGGGCTCGGAGCCGAACTGGATGGCGGTGTCGCTTCGCCACACCGGCGGATACGCAGGGTCGAGTCGCAGCATGCGCCCGATCCTGCCGCACGCGACGTCATCCTCGACCGGTATCCACAGGCGCGGCCCTCGGCCGGCCGGGTTTCGTGGGGCTGGGGAGGAGGGGCTCCAGACCGCACCTGTCACACCGGTCGGTGATCGTCGGGAGCGCTGCCCCCGTCGTCCTCGTCCGACGCGTCATCCGGCGAGGGACCGTCGGACGGGCCCTCGGTCGCCGGCGCCGCACCGTCGGACTCGCCCCCGTCAGCGGGCGCCCCTGGCTCTTCACCGGCGAGGAGACGGGCGAGAGCGTCGTCCATCTCGTCGTGCGCCGGCTCCTCGCCCCGCGCCCGCGCCTCCAGGCGGGCCACGAGCGCGGCGGGGTCGTCGATGTCGGCGGCGGCCGGCATGAGGTCGGGGTAGTCCCACAGTGCGTCGCGCGCCGCCGGACCCACGGCATCCGTCACGGCACGCCACATCGCCGCAGCCTCACGCATGCGGCGGGGACGGATCTCGAGGCCCACGAGCGAGCCCAGCGCGCGCTCGGCGGGCCCGCCGACCGCACGGCGACGGCGCACCGCCTCCGCGATGCGCTGCGCGGCGGGCAGGCGCGATGTCGCATCCTCGGTGACGACCTCCACCCAGCCCTCGATGGTCGCCAGCAGGTTCTCGAGACGCGCGAGGGCGGCGTCCTGCGCCTCCGAGCGCGCCGGCAGCAGAGCGCCGCTCTCGATCGCCTTGCGGAGCTCCTCCGGCTCGGACGGGTCGAACCGCGTGGCGAGGTCCTGGAGCGCGTCGGTGTCGACGTGCACACCCCGCGCGAAGTCGGTCACCTGCGAGATGACGTGCAGACGCAGCCACCGTGCGTGACGGAACAGGCGCGCGTGCGCGAGCTCGCGTGTGGCCGCATACAGCGCCAGCTGGTCGTCGGGGACCTCGAGGTCCCGCCCGAAGTCGGCGAAGTTCTGGGGGAGGATGGCCGCCTCGCCGTCCGGCATCAGCGGGATGCCGACGTCGCCGCCGCTCACGACCTCCTTGGAGAGGTTGCCGACGACCTGGCCGAGCTGCGACGCGAAGAGCGACCCGCCCACCGTCCGCATGAGGCGTCCCGCGCCCTGCACGAGGCCCTGCATGTCTTCGGGAGCCTGCTCGCTCAGCGCCGTGGTCAGCGCATCGGCGATGCTCGTCGCGACAGGTGCGGCGAGCTCCTCCCACACCGGGAGGGTGGCCTCGACCCAGGCGCCGCGCGTGAGCGTCACCGGGGGAGCGGGCAGCTCGGAGATCGTGGTCGCCTCGCTCAGCCATAGGGTGGCCAGCGAGAACGCCTGATCCAGGTCGGTGCGCTGGCCGGCGGTGACGCCCAGCCCCTCCTGGTTGGCGATGTGCAGCGCCTGGCGCTTCGCCATGTCCCACGAGATGCCGCTCTCGTCGGCGTTCTCGAACGCGCCCTGCAGCTGGCGCATGACCGCCTGCATCATCGCGGGATCGATGTTCATGCCCGACAGTCGCGAGAGCTGCTCCGGATCGAAGTCGCCCGCGGAACCGCCGAACAACTGGCGGATGAGCTCCTGGAAGTCGTCCTCGGGGCTGGGCCCGTCGCCAGGAGTGTCGTCGTCTGCCACTTCAGCCGCCTTTCAGCCGGTCGATGACGTTGCGCTCTACGCTAGTCGCAGCATCCGTCGCACCCCCCCCGGCAGGGACCCGAACGCCTTACGCCGGTCGCGAACGACCCGGCATCCAACGACAAGGCACGGAAGAGAGGTCCCGCGTGGCCCTGTTCGACGAGAACACGACGATCGAGCCCGCCCCGCGACAGCGGATGTCGCGCCGCACCGTCGCCGGCGTGTGGGCGCTCGCCGTCGCGATGGTGGTGCTCCTGATCATCACGTTCCTGCCGACGTCGTACGTCATCCAGCGGCCCGGGCCGGTCTACAACACCCTGGGCTCCGCGGAGAACGCCGACGGCGAGGAGGTGCCGCTCATCTCGGTCGAGGGCGCGGAGACCTTCCCGACCGACGGCACGCTCGACCTGCTCACCGTGCAGGTGCAGGGCAACCGCGAGCACACGCCGTCGTGGTTCGAGCTCGCGATGGCGTGGTTCGACCCGAGCCGGGCGGTCATGCCGATCGACTCGGTGTTCCCCGCCGACCAGACCCCCGAGGAGCGCAGCGAGGAGAGCGCCCAGATGATGGTCGACTCGCAGCACGAGGCCACGGCGGCCGCGCTCACCGAGCTGGGCTACGACGTGGGCGCGCAGCTGTCGGTCTACTCGGTCATCGACGGAGCTGCCGCCGAGGGCATCCTCGAGGACGGCGACATGATCCTCGAGGCGGACGGCGAGGCGGTGACGGAGGTCTCGACCCTCCGTCGGGTCATCAACGACGGCGACGGCGCGCCGGTGGAGCTCGTCATCGAGCGCGGCGGCGAGCAGCAGACGGTCTCGGTGACACCGCAGGAGCTCACCGACGAGAGCGGTGAGACGACGTGGGTGCTCGGGGTCAATCTCATCACCGACTACGACTTCCCGATCGACGTCACGATCCAGCTCAACAACGTCGGCGGCCCGAGTGCGGGGATGATGTTCGCGCTCGGCATCATCGACACCCTGACCCCGGACGAGCTGAACGGCGGCGAGCAGGTCGCCGGCACCGGCACGATCACCGCGGACGGCGAGGTCGGGCCGATCGGCGGCATCCGTCAGAAGATGTGGGGCGCGGTGGATGCTGGCGCCGACTGGTTCCTCGCGCCTGAAGCGAACTGCGACGAGGTGGTGGGTCACATCCCGGGCGATCTGCGGGTCTTCTCGGTCGAGGACCTCGACGACGCGCTCGCCGTGCTCGACGCGGTGCGCGATGGAGGCGACTTCGACGCGCTGCCCACCTGCACGGCGGAGTGACGCCGGCGGATCGTGCCCGAAACGTTGCGCGATTCCGAGAGTTCGTCCAGGGAGGACTAGGCGGCCGCCCTGAATCCGCCGCCTAGGATGGGACGGTGACCACGACCTCGTCGCCGACCCCGGCCACACCCTCCCGCACCCGACGCGTCATCGCCATCACGCTCGCGATCATCGCCGCCCTGGTGGTGGCGTTCTTCGTCTTCGCGAGCCTCTACGCGGACTGGCTCTGGTTCGAACAGCTCGGGTTCACGGAGGTGCTGCTGACCCAGTGGGTCGCCCGTGTGGTGATGTTCGTGGTCGGCTTCCTCGGGATGGCGGTGCCGGTGTGGCTGTCGATCCAGCTCGCCTACCGCCTGCGCCCCGTGTACGCACGGCTGAGCTCGCAGCTCGACCGCTATCAGGAGGTCGTCGAGCCCCTGCGACGCCTCGCGATGTGGGGCATCCCCGTCTTCTTCGGCTTCTTCGCGGGCTTCGCCGCCTCCGCCCAGTGGGAGACGACGTGGCTGTGGTTCAACGGCGTCGCGACAGACACCACCGACCCTGAGTTCCACCTCGACACCGGCTTCTACATGTTCGCCATGCCGTTCTGGAGCTCGCTCATCGGCTTCGCGTCGGCGGTGCTGCTGATCTGCCTGCTCGTGACGGCTCTCGTGTCGTATCTGTACGGCTCGGTGCGGGTCGGCCAGCGCGAGCTGCGGATCTCCAAGTCCGCGCGCATCCAGCTCGCGGTGATCGCGGGCCTCTACCTCCTGGTGCAGGGTGCGAGCCTCTGGCTCGACCGATACAAGACGCTCGTCGAGTCCGGCGCGGACGACCGCATCACCGGCCCCGGCTACACCGGCGTCAACGCGATCATCCCCGGGCAGACGATCCTCGCCATCGTGGCGGTCATCGTCGCGATCCTGTTCTTCGTCACCGCCGTCATCGGCCGCTGGCGCTACCCGCTCATCGCGACCGCCCTCCTCGTGGTGTCGGCGATCGTCGTCGGCGTCGGCTACCCGTGGGTCGTCAACACGTTCCAGGTGCAGCCGAACCGCTTCACGCTCGAAGAGGAGTACTACCAGCGCAACGTCGACATGACGCATCAGGCGTACGGCGTCTCCAGCCTCGAGCAGGAGGACTTCGCGGCGGTGACGGATGCCGAGCCCGGCCAGCTGCGCGACGACGCGGCAACCACCGCACAGGTGCGCATCATGGATCCCGCGATCATCTCGCCCAACGTGCGCCAGCTCGAGCAGTACCGGTCGTACTACCAGTTCGCCGATCCGCTGGACGTCGACCGCTACGAGCGGGACGGCGTCTCGCAGGACACCGTGGTGTCGGTCCGAGAGCTCAACCTCGACCAGCTCGGCAACGCCGCGGACTGGCAGAACTCCGCCGTCGTGTACACGCACGGCTACGGCATCGTGGTGGCGAAGGGCAACGACCGCACCGGCGACGGCGATCCGGTCTTCCTGGAGCGCGGCATCCCTGCCAGCGGCTTCCTCACGGATCAGGACGACTTCCAGCCACGCGTGTACTTCGGCGAGTCCTCGCCGCCGTACTCGATCGTCGGAGCCCCGGAGGGCACCCCGCCGGCCGAGCTGGACTACCCGGAGGGCGGCGACGCAGCTTCGGGCGAGCAGAAGACGACCTTCGAGGGCGACGGCGGGCCGAGCCTCGGCAACGTGTTCAACCGCCTCGTCTACGCGCTGAAGTTCCAGGCGGAGCAGATCCTGTTCTCGGACTACGTCAACTCGGAATCGCAGATCCTCTACGACCGCAACCCCCGCGAGCGCGTGCAGAAGGTGGCCCCCTACCTGACGCTCGACAACGACGCCTACCCGAGCGTCGTCGACGGCCGGATCGTCTGGATCATCGACGGCTACACGCTGAGCGCCAACTACCCGTACTCGTCGACGGTCAGCCTCACGTCGGCGATCTCGGACTCCAGCAACCCCGCGCCGCGCTTCGCGCTGGACGACATCAACTACATCCGCAACTCGGTCAAGGCGACCGTCGACGCGTACGACGGGTCGGTGAAGCTGTACGCGTGGGACGAGGAAGACCCGGTGCTGCAGTCGTGGCAGAAGGTGTACCCGTCGACGATCGAGCCGATCAGCGAGATGTCGGCGGACCTGATGAGCCACGTGC
This window harbors:
- a CDS encoding UPF0182 family protein, which encodes MTTTSSPTPATPSRTRRVIAITLAIIAALVVAFFVFASLYADWLWFEQLGFTEVLLTQWVARVVMFVVGFLGMAVPVWLSIQLAYRLRPVYARLSSQLDRYQEVVEPLRRLAMWGIPVFFGFFAGFAASAQWETTWLWFNGVATDTTDPEFHLDTGFYMFAMPFWSSLIGFASAVLLICLLVTALVSYLYGSVRVGQRELRISKSARIQLAVIAGLYLLVQGASLWLDRYKTLVESGADDRITGPGYTGVNAIIPGQTILAIVAVIVAILFFVTAVIGRWRYPLIATALLVVSAIVVGVGYPWVVNTFQVQPNRFTLEEEYYQRNVDMTHQAYGVSSLEQEDFAAVTDAEPGQLRDDAATTAQVRIMDPAIISPNVRQLEQYRSYYQFADPLDVDRYERDGVSQDTVVSVRELNLDQLGNAADWQNSAVVYTHGYGIVVAKGNDRTGDGDPVFLERGIPASGFLTDQDDFQPRVYFGESSPPYSIVGAPEGTPPAELDYPEGGDAASGEQKTTFEGDGGPSLGNVFNRLVYALKFQAEQILFSDYVNSESQILYDRNPRERVQKVAPYLTLDNDAYPSVVDGRIVWIIDGYTLSANYPYSSTVSLTSAISDSSNPAPRFALDDINYIRNSVKATVDAYDGSVKLYAWDEEDPVLQSWQKVYPSTIEPISEMSADLMSHVRYPTDLFKVQRTILGVYHVDDARSFYQSDNRWQTPNDPQDDAALQPPYYLTMQMPGEEAPTYSMFTSFIPSSTGGNARNVLMGYLAVNSNAGSEAGVKSDDFGKLRMLVIDADTPVSGPGQVQNDFDSQPEVSSFVNILKQGDSDVLKGNLLTLPVGGGLLYVQPVFVQSSGATKLPKLQKVLVSFGTDIAFEDTLTEALDTLFGGDSGADAGDNDVEPTPGATPAPEPSPEPTEPTEPTTPEEPTDEYQAALQDAQQALVDRQTALEQGDWAAYGVADEQLTAAIEKLIELGEQ
- a CDS encoding zinc-dependent metalloprotease: MADDDTPGDGPSPEDDFQELIRQLFGGSAGDFDPEQLSRLSGMNIDPAMMQAVMRQLQGAFENADESGISWDMAKRQALHIANQEGLGVTAGQRTDLDQAFSLATLWLSEATTISELPAPPVTLTRGAWVEATLPVWEELAAPVATSIADALTTALSEQAPEDMQGLVQGAGRLMRTVGGSLFASQLGQVVGNLSKEVVSGGDVGIPLMPDGEAAILPQNFADFGRDLEVPDDQLALYAATRELAHARLFRHARWLRLHVISQVTDFARGVHVDTDALQDLATRFDPSEPEELRKAIESGALLPARSEAQDAALARLENLLATIEGWVEVVTEDATSRLPAAQRIAEAVRRRRAVGGPAERALGSLVGLEIRPRRMREAAAMWRAVTDAVGPAARDALWDYPDLMPAAADIDDPAALVARLEARARGEEPAHDEMDDALARLLAGEEPGAPADGGESDGAAPATEGPSDGPSPDDASDEDDGGSAPDDHRPV
- a CDS encoding ATP-dependent helicase; translation: MTADVLAGLDDNQREAATALRGPVVVLAGAGTGKTRVITHRIAHGVDTGAYSPGRVMAVTFTTKAAGEMRGRLRAMGVGGVAARTFHAAALAQLNFFWPTLAGDSAPGIIDNKVRLLAHAADSIGLSPDVATLRDVASEIEWRKVSMLSVDGYVAARPNGVGRLGVDRVVALQHAYEKLKDERRQLDFEDVLLACAGMLEAEPQVAKAVREQYRHFTVDEFQDVSPLQNRLLELWLGDRRDICVVGDASQTIYSFAGADASFLLDFPSRHEGARLVRLETNYRSDAPILAVANELMRGRPGALHLTPAARLSTETAAQEPVPTVTAFEDDRSEARAVATRITEQIAAGADPGHIAVLYRAHAQSAELVAALADAGIATSVLGGRRFFDMPEVRQAVMELRAASVAPIESGFVDTVRDILRSRGLTDEPPEAGGALRDAWEARAALLRLAQEAPEGTTLRAFTDELTARAKVHDEPAMRTVTLATLHAAKGLEWDHVHLIGVAEGLLPISYATTFEQVDEERRLAYVGITRAGRTLSLTWSRGVRERQPSRFLREIGSGTLRAGGAIGRSGGASRRAGSPTASATPRGSARAPR
- a CDS encoding aminoglycoside phosphotransferase, with product MARSPLTLAASVTSALPRVGVVGVGALTEGSTGRYDAAVADLDDGRRVVVRVPADPTAGTELAAEVRALRALTPGVRGLLPFRAPELLGEAGLGDTRVVVVDFLPGYRVDAAHLPAGRGAATSLGAALAALHALPQSIVKGEGLPARTPPQVRADVTRLIERAVATRRLPVSLARRWHRAADSDDLWRFESAVVLGGAGAASFLFEDLDGVPTVTGLLEWHGLSIGDPATDLQWLASAPEAADDVYAAYVAGSGRAPDARARERSRLYAELEFAKWLVHGNDVDRDDIVADAVELLESLAAGVAGDDIVSDAALDVDDAIALLERTPDASPSTVDTSMHTDAYDPEELAQWVADEAADTGPVRQNAARFDTEELTEADLAAFRDVVRDTDRAPAASSAAAAAPHPSDDVSTAPIALPHLAPVQLPAPRTHEDETGTDAAAEAERASEAALRRWRAD
- a CDS encoding S16 family serine protease, which produces MALFDENTTIEPAPRQRMSRRTVAGVWALAVAMVVLLIITFLPTSYVIQRPGPVYNTLGSAENADGEEVPLISVEGAETFPTDGTLDLLTVQVQGNREHTPSWFELAMAWFDPSRAVMPIDSVFPADQTPEERSEESAQMMVDSQHEATAAALTELGYDVGAQLSVYSVIDGAAAEGILEDGDMILEADGEAVTEVSTLRRVINDGDGAPVELVIERGGEQQTVSVTPQELTDESGETTWVLGVNLITDYDFPIDVTIQLNNVGGPSAGMMFALGIIDTLTPDELNGGEQVAGTGTITADGEVGPIGGIRQKMWGAVDAGADWFLAPEANCDEVVGHIPGDLRVFSVEDLDDALAVLDAVRDGGDFDALPTCTAE
- the nudC gene encoding NAD(+) diphosphatase: MTAPDSTSLPPLARPGLDRAAEERLAPGLIDALKTDAATRVLVIAGDSAPLAAPDALLWRAPAEVPEDAEWAFLGRHHDGGALLAAVFPTQDDELFSAPAGWAGLRSAGAALSAAEAGAFVEALSLGRWLLDAPFCPACGHRTVLGDAGWSRRCPNCGRQHFPRTDPAVIVAITSADDPDLLLLGSNALWGADRFSCFAGFVEAGESLEGAVRREVAEESGVQVGVVTYRGSQAWPYPRSLMVGFLAAALDDGAAEADGDEIAAVRWFTRDEIGRALAGEGDVVLPGPASIAHRLIADWHAERA